Proteins from a genomic interval of Candidatus Neomarinimicrobiota bacterium:
- the rfbB gene encoding dTDP-glucose 4,6-dehydratase, which produces MKKLIVTGGSGFIGSNFILKQIGETQNHILNIDKLTYAGNQENLLPIADHERYRFVKGDITDADLIDTIINDFQPDGIIHFAAESHVDRSIDGPMPFIMTNVVGTAILLDRMHHYWKRLLGAKKDNFRFLHVSTDEVFGSLGSDELFRIDTPYDPSSPYSASKAGSDHLVRAWGRTFGFPVLLTNCTNNYGPYQFPEKLIPLMVINAISGKPLPIYGDGLNIRDWLHVEDHCDAIYQVFQKGQIGDTYLVGGEEEVTNLRVVETICSILDQIQPAKSGKRYQEQITYVTDRPGHDVRYAMDISKIRNELDWNPSHSFEEGIKETIRWYLENREWWTKLQQKNIYEQERLGVK; this is translated from the coding sequence TTGAAAAAACTAATAGTAACAGGTGGGTCAGGTTTTATTGGGAGCAATTTTATTCTCAAACAAATTGGCGAGACACAAAACCACATCTTAAACATCGACAAATTAACTTACGCTGGGAATCAGGAGAATTTGTTGCCCATAGCTGATCATGAACGATACCGTTTTGTAAAGGGTGATATCACTGATGCCGATCTGATCGACACTATCATCAATGATTTTCAACCAGATGGCATCATCCATTTTGCAGCTGAATCCCATGTGGATCGTTCCATTGACGGACCCATGCCATTTATCATGACCAATGTTGTGGGTACTGCCATTCTTTTGGACCGGATGCATCATTACTGGAAGCGTTTGTTAGGGGCTAAAAAGGATAACTTTCGCTTCCTGCATGTTTCCACGGATGAAGTCTTCGGTTCCCTGGGATCTGATGAACTATTCCGCATTGATACACCATACGATCCCAGTTCACCCTACTCAGCCTCCAAAGCAGGATCTGATCATCTAGTTAGAGCATGGGGACGTACTTTTGGATTTCCCGTCTTGCTAACCAATTGCACCAATAACTACGGGCCGTACCAATTTCCAGAAAAACTGATCCCTCTCATGGTTATCAATGCCATCTCTGGCAAACCCTTACCTATATATGGTGACGGCTTGAATATCCGGGATTGGCTCCACGTGGAAGATCATTGTGATGCGATCTATCAAGTTTTTCAAAAGGGGCAAATAGGAGATACTTATTTAGTTGGTGGGGAGGAAGAGGTCACCAATCTCCGGGTTGTGGAAACCATCTGCTCTATCTTAGACCAGATCCAACCCGCAAAATCGGGTAAGCGTTACCAGGAACAGATCACTTATGTGACAGATCGCCCCGGTCATGATGTCCGTTATGCAATGGATATTAGCAAGATAAGAAACGAACTGGACTGGAATCCCTCTCACAGTTTTGAAGAAGGAATAAAAGAGACCATCAGATGGTATCTGGAAAATCGAGAGTGGTGGACCAAACTTCAGCAAAAAAATATCTACGAACAAGAACGGCTGGGAGTAAAATAG